One Spinacia oleracea cultivar Varoflay chromosome 4, BTI_SOV_V1, whole genome shotgun sequence DNA segment encodes these proteins:
- the LOC130471837 gene encoding uncharacterized protein: MVAKSRKDWSDKLDDTLWAYRTAFKTAIGTSLYRLVYAGEKRLLQLSDLDEFRLQAYDSARIYKGKTKRWNDSRILHSEFPLGDKVLLFNSRLKQFPGKLKSRWSGPFTVTMVSKFGSVEVENKNGEHFKVNGQRLRLYHAGATLGMVQVQHLNPSAP, translated from the exons ATGGTGgcaaagtctaggaaggattggagcgacaAGCttgatgatactctatgggcgtACAGAACTGCCTTCAAGACAGCTATTGGTACTTCTctgtatcggttggtgtatg ccggtgagaagcggctACTACAGTTGAGTGACCTAGATGAGTTTCGGTTACAAGCCTATGACAGTGCCCGTATCTACAAGGGAAAGACTAAGCGATGGAACGATAGTCGCATCCTTCATAGCGAGTTCCCgttgggcgacaaggttctattGTTCAATTCTAGGCTTAAGcaatttcctggaaaacttaagtctagatggtctgggccgttcaccgtaACTATGGTTAGCAAGTTTGGATCCGTTGAGGTAGAGAACAAAAATGGTGAGCATTTCAAAGTAAATGGGCAACGTCTGAGGTTGTACCATGCAGGGGCTACTTTAGGAATGGTTCAGGTTCAACACCTCAATCCTTCCGCCCCATGA